In Microbacterium lushaniae, the following are encoded in one genomic region:
- a CDS encoding GNAT family N-acetyltransferase, with the protein MPATPVRAARQADGAFLADMVVEAANWRPGTHRPRHQVLAGEDYLRYLAGWMRPGDAGVIAESPGGEPVGAAWYRMFPRTEPGFAYVGTGVPELIIGVRPLWRSHGVGRILIQALCEHARAEGYGRISLSVERGNFASTLYRSEGFAVTRAGIGRDTMVKRLP; encoded by the coding sequence ATGCCCGCCACGCCTGTCCGCGCGGCCCGTCAGGCGGACGGGGCCTTCCTCGCGGACATGGTCGTGGAAGCGGCCAACTGGCGCCCGGGCACCCACCGCCCGCGCCACCAGGTGCTCGCCGGGGAGGACTACCTGCGCTACCTCGCCGGCTGGATGCGGCCGGGCGACGCCGGCGTGATCGCCGAGTCGCCCGGGGGAGAGCCGGTGGGCGCAGCGTGGTACCGCATGTTCCCGCGCACCGAGCCGGGCTTCGCGTACGTCGGAACGGGCGTGCCCGAGCTCATCATCGGAGTGCGTCCGCTGTGGCGCTCGCACGGGGTCGGCCGCATCCTGATCCAGGCGCTGTGCGAGCACGCGCGCGCCGAGGGCTACGGCCGCATCAGCCTCAGCGTCGAGCGCGGCAACTTCGCCTCGACGCTGTACCGCTCCGAGGGGTTCGCCGTCACGCGTGCGGGGATCGGCCGCGACACGATGGTCAAGCGGCTGCCCTGA